The DNA sequence TCGTCAACGGACTGCTCATCGCGTACGGCGGCATGGTGCCGTTCATCGCCACGCTCGCCATGCTCGCCTCCGGGCGCGGCCTCGCCCTGGAGATCACCGACGGCAAGACCCAGATGGTCACCGTGGACGGCGTGCTGAAGCTGGGCGAGCGCGACGCGTACGTCCTCGGCGTCCCGCCGCTCGTGATGGTCTTCGCGGCGGTGACCGTCGTCGGCTGGCTGCTGCTCAACCGCACCACGTTCGGGCGCCGCTCGGTCGCCGTGGGCGGCAACGCGGAGGCCGCGCGCCTGGCCGGGATCGACGTCCGGCGCCAGCGGCTCTACCTCTACCTCCTCTCGGGCCTGTGCTGCGGCATCGCGGCCTTCCTCCTGATCGTCCTGTCGGGCTCGGGCCAGAACACCAACGGCAACCTGTACGAACTCGACGCCATCGCCGCCGCGATCATCGGCGGCACCCTGCTCAGCGGCGGGCGCGGCACCATCACCGGCTCGGTGCTCGGGGTGCTGATCTTCACCACGATCACCAACATCTTCGCGCTCAACAACCTGGAGACCGCCGTCCAGCAGATCGCCAAGGGGGCGATCATCGTCGCCGCCGTCCTGGTGCAGCGCCGTACAGCCACCACCTGACCACCATCCGAAGGGGTCACCGCCATGCCACACAGCACCAGCCGCAGAGGGCTGCTCTTCGGGGCGGCCG is a window from the Streptomyces spectabilis genome containing:
- a CDS encoding ABC transporter permease is translated as MTQPASPARPVTEKSPPTDGGRSPLRALVARADLRTLSLLGVLGALIVIGGVTQPDAFLDTDNVQLVLTQASVIGVVTVGMTFVIISGGIDLSVGAIVALASVWATTVATQEYGFAGILFTAVVVGLGCGLVNGLLIAYGGMVPFIATLAMLASGRGLALEITDGKTQMVTVDGVLKLGERDAYVLGVPPLVMVFAAVTVVGWLLLNRTTFGRRSVAVGGNAEAARLAGIDVRRQRLYLYLLSGLCCGIAAFLLIVLSGSGQNTNGNLYELDAIAAAIIGGTLLSGGRGTITGSVLGVLIFTTITNIFALNNLETAVQQIAKGAIIVAAVLVQRRTATT